From Luteitalea sp., the proteins below share one genomic window:
- a CDS encoding NADH-quinone oxidoreductase subunit M gives MAFPLLSLIVFVPLAGALLLLLLPNRDGERDELVRQLALGVALVAFALTLVAWWQFDPATAEYQFSEQYAWIPQFGIDYALGLDGVSLFLVVLTGFLTPLALLSSWHGVTKKVKEFCFFLLALETGMLGVFVALDLFLFYVFWDAMLVPMYFLIGVWGYERRIYAAVKFILYTMAGSVLMLVAIIALAVMHQQATGEYSFALDDIQTLQIGFDAQMWLFLAFTLAFAIKVPLFPFHTWLPDAHVEAPTAGSVILAGVLLKMGTYGLLRFAFPLFPDAALVSAPYLAALAVIGIIYGALVAMVQPDLKKLVAYSSVSHMGFVVLGICAMNLQGVQGAVYQMLSHGVSTGALFIIVGMLSDRRHTRLIAEFGGLKNVCPRLVACFLIITLSSIGLPGLNGFVGEFLAILGGFLWRPGYAVLAASGVILSAVYMLWMFQRVNYGTVTNPKNERLPDLSAREWATLGPTVVMAIVMGIVPNVFLQPMQPAVTRLVERVQAQRPTLAKTGAERTDPSALARPDRRARRTGENEVRRNPSPPSGPSTTPLLTRLPVE, from the coding sequence CCTGTCTCTCATCGTGTTCGTCCCGCTCGCTGGGGCGCTGCTGCTGTTGCTGCTGCCGAACCGCGACGGCGAGCGCGACGAGCTGGTCCGTCAACTCGCGCTGGGGGTGGCGCTGGTCGCGTTTGCCCTCACGCTCGTCGCGTGGTGGCAGTTCGATCCGGCAACGGCCGAGTACCAGTTCTCAGAGCAGTACGCGTGGATTCCTCAGTTCGGAATCGACTATGCCCTGGGCTTGGACGGCGTCAGCCTGTTCCTGGTGGTGCTGACCGGCTTTCTCACCCCGCTCGCGCTGCTGTCTTCCTGGCACGGCGTGACCAAGAAGGTCAAGGAGTTCTGTTTCTTCCTGTTGGCGCTCGAGACGGGCATGCTGGGCGTGTTCGTCGCGCTCGACCTGTTTCTCTTCTATGTGTTCTGGGACGCGATGCTCGTCCCGATGTACTTCCTGATCGGCGTCTGGGGATATGAGCGGCGCATCTATGCCGCGGTCAAGTTCATCCTCTACACGATGGCTGGCAGCGTCTTGATGCTGGTCGCCATCATCGCGCTGGCGGTGATGCACCAGCAAGCAACGGGCGAGTACTCTTTCGCGCTGGACGACATCCAGACCCTGCAGATCGGCTTCGACGCCCAGATGTGGCTGTTCCTTGCCTTCACGCTGGCGTTTGCGATCAAGGTGCCGCTGTTTCCGTTCCATACCTGGCTGCCGGACGCGCACGTGGAGGCGCCCACGGCGGGATCGGTCATTCTGGCAGGCGTTCTGCTCAAGATGGGCACCTATGGCCTGCTCCGATTCGCGTTTCCGCTGTTTCCTGATGCCGCGCTCGTCAGCGCTCCCTACCTGGCCGCGCTCGCCGTGATCGGCATCATCTACGGCGCGCTGGTCGCGATGGTGCAGCCGGATCTGAAGAAGCTCGTGGCCTACTCCTCGGTGAGCCATATGGGCTTTGTCGTGCTCGGCATCTGCGCGATGAACCTGCAGGGCGTCCAGGGCGCTGTTTACCAGATGCTGAGCCACGGCGTCAGCACCGGCGCGCTGTTCATCATCGTCGGGATGCTGTCGGACAGGCGCCACACGCGGCTCATTGCCGAGTTCGGCGGCCTCAAGAACGTCTGTCCGCGGCTCGTGGCCTGCTTCCTCATCATCACCCTCTCATCGATCGGTTTGCCGGGGCTCAATGGCTTCGTCGGTGAGTTCCTGGCCATCCTGGGAGGTTTTCTGTGGAGGCCAGGTTACGCGGTGCTGGCGGCGTCGGGCGTGATTCTCTCGGCGGTTTACATGCTGTGGATGTTCCAGCGCGTGAACTACGGCACCGTGACGAATCCGAAGAACGAGCGACTGCCGGATCTTTCTGCCCGCGAGTGGGCGACGCTCGGCCCGACCGTCGTGATGGCCATCGTGATGGGCATCGTGCCAAACGTCTTCCTTCAGCCCATGCAGCCCGCGGTGACCCGGCTCGTCGAGCGTGTGCAGGCACAGCGACCCACGCTTGCGAAGACCGGCGCCGAACGGACCGATCCGTCGGCGCTCGCGCGGCCTGACCGCCGCGCGCGACGTACCGGAGAAAACGAGGTGCGCCGTAACCCCTCGCCCCCGTCAGGTCCCTCGACCACGCCGCTCCTGACGAGACTGCCCGTTGAGTAA
- the nuoN gene encoding NADH-quinone oxidoreductase subunit NuoN, whose protein sequence is MLTDFQAIMPILIVTLSAIVTMVAEAFQPKQERAPLAGFGVLGLIGAAAASMLLWGYDKTGFGVVRADDFSLFINLIVIAVGLLTILFSTQVIEREGIPPGEYYALTLFAVVGMMLMAAATDLLLLFLALEVLSLAVYVLTGIRRSQPQGAEGAFKYFLLGSFSSAFLLYGVALTYAIVGSTRLEEIAAAVAGQADAPGVLLFVAIGLLAVGFAFKVSAVPFHMWAPDAYEGAPTLVTGFMATGVKAAAFAAFLRVFLSSFQTLHEIWAPMLWVVAVATMILGTVVGVVQANAKRMLAYSSVAHAGYLLIGLIAGSQVGEAATLFYLATYAVSTIGAFAVLALLADGEHAHDRVQDFAGLWGSRPGLAALMTVFLLSLGGFPPLAGFVGKWYIFSAAIEAGYVWLAVIGVLTSVISVFFYLRIVVMMYMTDEAPHVPTPALARSAVAGLAFALVAVFYLGLLPARAIDLALTSVQGIF, encoded by the coding sequence ATGCTGACTGACTTCCAAGCCATCATGCCCATTCTCATCGTGACGTTGTCGGCCATCGTCACGATGGTGGCCGAAGCGTTTCAGCCGAAACAGGAGCGTGCGCCGCTCGCCGGGTTCGGCGTGCTCGGATTGATTGGCGCCGCGGCGGCGTCGATGCTGTTGTGGGGCTACGACAAGACCGGCTTCGGTGTCGTGCGGGCGGACGATTTCAGCCTGTTCATCAACCTGATCGTCATCGCCGTGGGCCTCCTCACGATATTGTTCTCGACGCAGGTGATCGAGCGCGAGGGCATCCCGCCAGGCGAGTACTATGCGCTGACGCTCTTTGCCGTCGTCGGCATGATGCTGATGGCGGCGGCGACCGATCTCCTCCTCCTGTTTCTCGCGCTGGAAGTCTTGTCCCTGGCGGTGTACGTCCTCACGGGAATTCGGCGGTCGCAGCCACAGGGCGCGGAAGGGGCGTTCAAGTACTTTCTGCTCGGCTCCTTTTCGAGCGCGTTTCTCCTCTATGGCGTGGCATTGACCTACGCGATCGTCGGTAGCACGCGGCTGGAAGAGATAGCGGCGGCGGTGGCAGGGCAGGCCGACGCGCCCGGCGTGCTCCTGTTCGTGGCAATTGGCCTCCTGGCCGTCGGCTTTGCCTTCAAGGTCTCGGCTGTGCCGTTCCATATGTGGGCACCGGACGCGTACGAGGGGGCGCCAACACTGGTCACTGGCTTCATGGCGACCGGTGTCAAGGCGGCCGCCTTCGCAGCATTCCTGAGGGTGTTCCTGTCGTCGTTTCAGACGCTGCACGAGATCTGGGCCCCGATGTTGTGGGTCGTGGCGGTTGCGACCATGATCCTGGGAACAGTCGTGGGCGTCGTTCAGGCGAACGCCAAGCGCATGCTCGCCTATTCCAGCGTTGCCCACGCCGGCTACCTTCTGATTGGCCTCATCGCAGGGAGTCAGGTCGGCGAGGCGGCCACGCTGTTCTACTTGGCCACATATGCCGTGAGCACCATCGGCGCGTTCGCCGTGTTGGCGCTGCTGGCCGACGGAGAGCACGCGCACGACCGTGTGCAAGACTTCGCCGGGCTCTGGGGCTCACGTCCCGGACTGGCCGCGCTGATGACGGTCTTCCTGCTCTCGCTCGGAGGGTTCCCGCCGCTGGCTGGCTTCGTCGGCAAGTGGTACATCTTCAGCGCCGCCATCGAGGCTGGCTACGTCTGGCTTGCCGTCATCGGCGTGCTGACGAGCGTCATCTCGGTCTTTTTCTACCTTCGTATTGTCGTGATGATGTACATGACCGACGAGGCGCCGCACGTTCCAACACCGGCCTTGGCACGATCGGCTGTTGCAGGCCTCGCCTTCGCGCTCGTGGCCGTCTTCTATCTCGGCCTCCTTCCAGCGCGCGCTATCGACCTTGCGCTCACGAGTGTGCAGGGGATCTTTTAG
- a CDS encoding L-seryl-tRNA(Sec) selenium transferase produces MRIVPSIERLRQRATAQALEARFGRAAIVAALRAEANALRDALAAGPSAARSSSRPATPEDAAAWIEARLPARLARTFTPTLRRIINATGVLLHTNLGRAPLAAAVVRQLAEVSGYVSIEYDLEAGTRGARDVHAEALLCRLTGADAAVVVNNNAAAVLLVLTALAAGREVIISRGELVEIGGGFRVPDVLRASGAILREVGTTNRTRVADYGAAISERTALLLRVHPSNFRIEGFTERPALTEIAALGKRFGLPVVEDLGSGHLLPLPGVLDSEPVVTDSVAAGADLSTFSGDKLLGGPQAGIIVGRRDLVDCIRRHPLMRALRVDKLTYAALEATLCEYACDRASATVPVQRMLRLTGAEIEARARRVLERVHAASGESALSLTIVDGDSTIGGGSAPGELLPTRLLAVHAPDVGASELARRLRAADPPLVARIVENRLVLDLRTVTPEDDELVASLLAAALR; encoded by the coding sequence ATGCGTATTGTGCCATCGATTGAGCGGCTGCGGCAACGCGCCACCGCGCAGGCGCTCGAGGCCAGATTCGGGCGCGCGGCGATCGTGGCAGCGCTCCGCGCGGAGGCCAACGCTCTACGCGACGCGCTCGCCGCAGGGCCGTCCGCTGCGCGGTCATCGTCTCGACCGGCCACGCCCGAGGACGCTGCCGCCTGGATTGAAGCGCGGCTCCCGGCGCGTCTGGCGCGCACCTTCACGCCGACGCTGCGACGCATCATCAACGCCACCGGTGTCCTGCTGCACACCAACCTCGGGCGCGCACCACTGGCTGCGGCCGTCGTCCGGCAGCTCGCGGAAGTGAGCGGCTACGTCTCGATCGAGTACGACCTCGAGGCTGGAACGCGCGGTGCCAGGGATGTGCACGCCGAAGCGTTGCTGTGTCGCCTCACGGGCGCGGATGCGGCGGTGGTCGTCAACAACAACGCAGCCGCGGTGTTGTTGGTCCTGACGGCGCTCGCCGCGGGCCGGGAGGTGATTATCTCGCGTGGCGAGCTGGTCGAGATCGGGGGCGGCTTCCGAGTGCCGGACGTGCTTCGGGCTTCAGGGGCCATCCTGCGTGAGGTCGGCACGACCAACCGGACGCGCGTGGCCGATTACGGGGCAGCCATCAGCGAGCGGACCGCGCTACTCCTGCGCGTTCATCCATCGAACTTCCGCATCGAGGGCTTCACCGAACGTCCAGCGCTGACCGAGATTGCAGCGTTGGGCAAACGCTTCGGCCTCCCGGTGGTCGAGGACCTCGGCAGCGGGCATCTGCTGCCGCTGCCCGGTGTTCTGGACTCCGAGCCAGTCGTCACCGACAGCGTCGCGGCGGGAGCCGACCTGTCGACCTTCAGCGGCGACAAGCTCCTCGGCGGGCCCCAGGCGGGCATCATCGTCGGCCGCCGTGACCTGGTCGACTGCATTCGGCGCCATCCGCTCATGCGTGCGCTGCGTGTCGACAAGCTGACCTATGCAGCGCTCGAAGCCACGCTTTGCGAGTACGCCTGTGACCGCGCGTCCGCCACCGTACCGGTTCAGCGCATGTTACGGCTCACGGGAGCCGAGATCGAGGCGCGCGCGCGCCGCGTGCTCGAGCGCGTCCACGCCGCATCCGGCGAATCGGCTCTCTCACTTACCATCGTCGACGGCGACTCCACGATTGGCGGAGGGAGCGCACCTGGCGAGCTGCTGCCGACCCGCTTGCTTGCGGTGCACGCCCCGGATGTGGGCGCGAGCGAGCTGGCTCGGCGACTTCGAGCCGCCGACCCGCCCTTGGTGGCACGCATCGTCGAGAACCGCCTCGTCTTGGACCTTCGAACCGTGACCCCGGAAGACGACGAGCTGGTGGCATCCCTGCTCGCGGCAGCGTTGCGATGA
- a CDS encoding cold-shock protein, with the protein MQRITGRVKWFNNQKGYGFIEREAGSDVFVHYSAIQGSGYRTLEEGEPVEFEIVDGPKGPQAGNVIKQD; encoded by the coding sequence ATGCAGCGCATTACAGGTCGTGTCAAGTGGTTCAACAACCAGAAGGGTTATGGCTTCATCGAGCGTGAAGCGGGGAGCGATGTGTTCGTTCACTATTCCGCCATTCAGGGCTCTGGGTACCGCACGCTCGAGGAGGGTGAGCCGGTCGAGTTCGAGATCGTCGACGGCCCCAAGGGACCTCAGGCCGGCAACGTGATCAAGCAGGACTAA